The Verrucomicrobiota bacterium DNA window CAAGGGCGGCGGAGCAATTCTGTTTTCGGCGGGGACCTATTACCTGGACCGGCCCGTGACCATCCGGGAAAGTGGGATTGTCCTGCGCGGCCAGGGCATGGAGCGCACCCGGATCATTTTCCGCTATGCCCTGCCGTCGAACGGGGCGGTGTTTTATTGGCCCAAACCGAACCTGCGCGTGGGGACCAGCATCCCGTTTGAACTGCATTGCCTGCCTCAGGGCCTGATGAAGATGCGGATTACTGCGGATGGCGGCATTCCGCTGGGGGATTGGCAGCGCAGCCAGCATTCCGGCAACACGTTCATGAGCCGCGCTTCCGGCAAGGCCATGTCCAAGCTGGCGGACGGACCGCACACGTTGACTGGCACCGGCGAATATCAGGATGGCCGCACGCGTTCCACCGCAGTCCGCTTCACACTGGACCGCTCCCTGAAAAATGAGCGGGTGCCCAACTCCCAGGTGGCGATCTGTTTTCAAGGGCCGGGGTTGGTCGGGCCACCATTCAAGCTCGCCCGGGACGGACGCCGCGGGGACCTGCAACTCGAATTGGTGGCGGCGGCAGGATTGGCCGCTGGAGATACGATCATGCTGGAAGGCCCGGCCACCGAACGGTGGAAAACGCTGACGCAAAACAAATGTGAATGGGGCACGTACCGCCGTTACTATTTGCGCGTGGAGAAAGTGGATGGCAACCTCATTACGATCAATCAACCCTTGCGCATTGAGTTTCCGACGGTGGACGGTTCCTATGTGCAGAAGATATCTGTGCTCCAGCGCTGCGGCGTGGAAGACATGTACTTGGAGCAAACGGAAGATTTGTGGATCACCACCGTTAGCTTTGATTATGCGTGGAACTGCTGGGCGCGCGGCGTCAAAGTGCGCAAGTGCGGTCGTAACCCGGTGTACGCCCACAGTGCCAAGTGGTGCGAAATCCGGGACTGTGTGTTTGACGATGCCTGGTTCAAGGGTGGCGGCGGTACGGCGTATGTGGGCTGGGAACTGGTCAGCGATTGCCTCATGGAAAACGTGGAGACGTTCAAATTCCGTCATGCCCCCCTGATGCAATGGGCCGCGAGCGGGTGCGTCATCCGCAAAGGCGTTTTTCATGATTCCGATGCCCAGTGGCATTCCGGCTGGACGCATGAAAACCTGTTTGAGCAATGCGTCATCAACTCAGTCAGCGGCAACGGTGGCTACGGCTTCGGCATGTGGGCTTCGCCGCCGGAAGATTCGGCGCACGGCCCCAATGGCCCGCGAAACGTCATCTATAACTGCGATGTTTCCAGCATCAAAGACGGCCTCTGGCTGGGCGGTATGAACGAAAACTGGATCGTCGCATACAACCGCTTCAGTGTGCAA harbors:
- a CDS encoding glycosyl hydrolase family 28-related protein, translating into MNLFRHAFLFTAGWFGAALVLAAAPGAGLVNGGFEAGFDGWTCGPEDQGISQISTVRAATGTHSLWIRDTDTKHGSDVLSSRIPVSQGTYELRGKSFTVSGQGLGIYIRELDAKGNRVKQPKDTLASPSPKIGQWRPFRLEFMPQPTTAFVQLWIHSFFTAQVEVFLDDLELVPVPTPSAAPPWTPQYKLKPAETNRLTPADIVGPDGIVYPNWAQTGVRGGIPKVKEIVKLDDFGAAPDSGKDMAEALENAVQAASAKGGGAILFSAGTYYLDRPVTIRESGIVLRGQGMERTRIIFRYALPSNGAVFYWPKPNLRVGTSIPFELHCLPQGLMKMRITADGGIPLGDWQRSQHSGNTFMSRASGKAMSKLADGPHTLTGTGEYQDGRTRSTAVRFTLDRSLKNERVPNSQVAICFQGPGLVGPPFKLARDGRRGDLQLELVAAAGLAAGDTIMLEGPATERWKTLTQNKCEWGTYRRYYLRVEKVDGNLITINQPLRIEFPTVDGSYVQKISVLQRCGVEDMYLEQTEDLWITTVSFDYAWNCWARGVKVRKCGRNPVYAHSAKWCEIRDCVFDDAWFKGGGGTAYVGWELVSDCLMENVETFKFRHAPLMQWAASGCVIRKGVFHDSDAQWHSGWTHENLFEQCVINSVSGNGGYGFGMWASPPEDSAHGPNGPRNVIYNCDVSSIKDGLWLGGMNENWIVAYNRFSVQKGAGVTMKTFSFDHIIQGNVFDLKDAQSPMVLLQTPNCSGVEIRTNVLRGGSGQFAGGLGKLFHEVGNQKADTA